CAAGCTGTCTTTGTAGTTCTTCTGACTTGATTTGAAGCGCTAGAGCTTGGCATATTTCAACATGAGACTGAAGCATCTCAAAATCGCTATCATTTTTTTGAATGCCAGTTTTACCTACACCTACAGTGAGGCCATATGTAGCCAATAAAGAAAGGATGGAAATTGGATCATAACGATGTAGTATTTCCCTGACCTTGGCGAGAGACTCTTGATATATTTTTTCACTATTTTGGATAAACTCTTGTATGGCTTGTTTTCGATCAATATCGCTTAAGTTCGCAAATGGATTTTGCATCATCTGCAACGCAGGGCTGAATGGCTTATTGTTTTTTATTATTCTCTTTTTATTAAGCTCTTTTCTTCTCCTCGTCTTGTTAAGCTTCTTTTGGGCCCTCCGTATCCTATTGTTTCTTCCCATAGTTAGTTTCCCATATCGTTACTTGTGGGCCTATGGGGGCGGCGTCCATCAAATTATAAATATCTCTTATCACAACCAGTGTTAAGAGGGGACGTTCAATAACCATCCCCCAGCCAAAGAATCTCTTGTCAGATGATTGATCCCCATAATCCCACCCTTACTTTTATCTTCCTCCAAAGGTTATAAAAATACAATGAAATTCTTTGCCGTGGTTACATGAGGTGTGAGGCGTCCCTATATGGATGCGCCCAACACCTTTGCCTTAATAATGCAATTTATCCCTATTATGTTTCCAAAATTCACGGTGAGGCGAGCACCTTTCCTCGCAGATTCGGCGCCCGGTAGCACAAAGATCTTGTCTTTACATACAACTGTTGCAAATGTGTACAAATATTGTATAATTAATGTATATGAGATTCGAGTGGGACAAGGAAAAGAGCAGGTCCAACTTTAAAAAACATGGGATCGACTTTGAAACCGCCCGCAAGATATGGCTTGATGAAAACAGGATCGAGATCGAGGTTCCTTATCCGATAGAGAAGAGATGGATTGTGATTGGATCCATAGAAGGCAAGGTATGGACGGCCATATATACAATCAGGGATGACGCTGTCCGTATCATTTCGGTACGGCGAGCGAGAACCAAGGAGAAGAAAATCTATGAAAAAGAAACTTTTAGCTAAAACAACGGACGAATTTGACAAGAGGTTTGATGCGGGAGAGGATGTTATGGATCTCATCGATCTATCGAAGGCCAAGGTAACCCGTTCGAGCAAAAAGATACGCATAACGTTGGACATTGCAGAATCTCTTGTGCGGGATATTGACGCAATTCGTGAAAGAATAGGTGTTGATCGAGGCGCCCTTATCAAAATATGGCTTCATGAAAAGGTTATAGAGGAGAAATCCTTAAATTAATCTTTCTTGTTCTTATTGCTGATCCGGTTCTCTCATCATGTGATCCCTCTCCTTTTTGAGATCACTCGCAGTGATCTCAAAAATGGTGGGGGGGGTGGGGTCAGGTCTTTTATCTTGTATTTTATCTTTTCTCACGGTTCCGGATTGGATTACTCACCGTTGCATAGTGAAGACCATATGTACTTTCCAATGCATTATCATTACTACATTAATTTTTTATGCATCCTGCAACTACTTCAAAAATCGAGTTGCTTCTCAGGGATCGTTATTTAATTATGGACATATCCTCAAGGGCACATAAAACTCTAAGCCCGGCGAGTCCTATTTGATCTCCGTCGATGCCGGGGTCTGCCCTCCCTGCACACCGAGACGTCCCCCGGTACCGAGTCCCCCTTTGATCGTCTGCGCCCGGTAGTTACGCACCGCCCTGACCAACTGGTTGTACGAATCCATAAAAGCGGCCGTCAGGATCTTTCCCTCCGGCGTGTTTGTATAGCCGCCTAAAGATCCGCCTGCATCACTCCCGAATATGCCGCCGAAGAGGTTGAAGTCATAGTTCTTTGCGCTCCCCACCGCTGCAGCCAACTGGACGCTGGAACGGTTGTCGGTCAGAAGAAGCGTGGTAGCGGCCTCGTTTGACTTCAAACCGCCGGCTATCGATCCCACTACCCGACCTACCGACCCGAAAAGACCACCCAAAGCACCGCTGACACCCCCGGTCCCTTTTTTACTGAACTGGATTGAAGGACTCATGGTATAGTCAGCCGCTACCATCTGCCCTTTCCCGAAATTGCTCCCCTGACGCATTTCCCCGCTCTGCTCAAGGGCTCGTTCCTGCATCATATTCTGCATCGCACGGCCACGTTCAACCACAACAAAACAGTTCGATTGCTGAATCATCATACGCAGCACGGGTACGGTGGAGCCAAGCTTGTATTCCGACAGGGTACTATACCAGGGTGCCGTCTGATCCTCCACAACTGCAACGGTTCCAAAGGATTCGGTACACCTTTCGAGCTGACTGCTGCCCTCAGAAGCTGCACCTCCGGCCGATCCGGTGGCTACATTGCCTGACGACCCCCCGAGGACGGGCTCTGTAGCCCAACACTGCGCTGACCCAAGCATGGCGACCAGCATTGTGCAGGCGACCCACACACTAAAAGTTGCAGCGGCACTTAATCTTTTTGTTTTCATCTCTTTCCTCTCTTTATCGAAAATATAAAGCGTACAAACAAGTTTCCTCGTACTACCCTTCACTGCCTTTATCCTTCCTGTCGTTTATCCAGTTCTCTATCTCATTACGCTTGTTATATACCACGAGGGCGGATACAAGCAGGAAGATCCCGATCGTGAGGTTTGCAAGGTCCTGGTACGCCCTCAGGAACATTGCCGAAGCGAATACGCCCCCAAAGATATAAAACCATATGAGACTTCGGATCATTGGTATGGAACCTCCTCCCCCATTACGGATCTGATCGGAAGGCGCTGGGGATATCCTTGATCTACTCCTTTTTATCGTCCTTCGATGTCTTGTCGCTCTCCTGCGATCCCCCGTTCTGTTCTATGAGCTTTTTGCGATACTGGACATAGGCGTCTCGTATGGCGATGTACGGGTCGATGGCAGCCCCTTTCAGCGTTTCATAGTCCCCGATATGGAAGGAGAAATCATTGACCTTTTCATGGGCAGTGAGGGCTATCGTTTCAGCGTCTAACAGGTCTGAACTGAGATAGGTGGTAGGTTTCAGAAAATGGTCCCCTACCCATCCGATTGTGTCACGGGGGTTGGAAGGACCGAGGATGGGCCACACGATATAGAACCCGGAGCCTATGCCGTACTTGCCGAGCGTCTGGCCAAGATCCGCTTTGCGGCCTGTAATCCCGAAACAATCCTTGGCACAGTCCCGGAACCCGGCAACCCCGACGGTGGAATTGATGACAAAACGTGCAAGCTCGCGCCCCGCGTAATCCGGCTTCCCCTGGAGCAGGTTGTTCACGAAGCGGATGGGCATCATTATGTTCTCGTAGAAGTTACTGAATATTATCCTGAAGGTCTCAGGTATGACGTACTTGTAGCCCTGGCCCACAGGCTTCAGGAGCCAGAAATAGAACTTGTCATTGAAATGATACATGGCCCTGTTCCACGGCTCGATNNNNNNNNNNNNNNNNNNNNNNNNNNNNNNNNNNNNNNNNNNNNNNNNNNNNNNNNNNNNNNNNNNNNNNNNNNNNNNNNNNNNNNNNNNNNNNNNNNNNTTTACCTTCTTGCCCGCTTCCCCTTTCAGCTTCGGGTCGCGCATCGCATCGAGCACGCTGTTCACGTTTGTCTTCACCGTGTCAAGCGGTACGCCCCCAAAAGCGAGGAACGGAACCATTAAAAGGATAAACAGTGTTGCTAAAGTCACCCATTTTTTCATAACATTCTCCCTGGTTACTTGGTGGATTTCTCCGGCCCTTTCTTCACGTCTCCAAAGGCATACTTGCCTATCAGGTCTTCAATGTCAGTCGGCACCGAGGTCTGCGTGATCGTGCCGCCCGGCTTGAGCAGATCCCCGGATCCTCCCGGATCGATTTTTACAAGTTTATCGCCGATAAGCCCCGCGGTCTTAATCGTGGCCGCTGCATCATCGTATATCTTTATCCCCTTATTGATTTTCATTGCAACGAGCCCCATCTGTCTCTCAGTGTCTATGCCCAGGCTCGTTATACTGCCTACCTCAATGCCGTATATCTCGACTGCACTGCCGGCCCTCAACCCCGAGACCGTGGCGAACCGCGCATAAAGCGGGTACGTGTCTTCCCCGAACAACGAAACCTTGCCGAGTTTGACGGTCATATACCCCACGCATATGAGACCGACCAAAACGAAAACACCTACCGTTGTTTCTATGGAATACTTTTTCATTCTACGCTCCCTCCACAATTGCATCGGTGAGTTGCGATGATCTCCTGGTTTGCTTCAGCCCTCTCGATGATCTGCTCGATCTTGTCATTCGGCATGACCTCTGTGGTGCCTGCCCTGATGTAGATATCGAAGCTTTCTTCCGCGTCCATCTTTGCCAGGGCAACACTCTCTATATTGTCAAGGGCCCCTTGTTGCAGTTTCTGTGCAAACTGCGCGAGCAGTTCCTTTGCCTCATCAAGGGACGTGTGCGGGAATATGGTGAGGATCTGGTCCCTGCTGTAGCGCGCCGAGAATCCTCCAACGTTGTTGAAGTGACTGTTTGTATATTCGCCGAGCGCCTTCAGAACCTCCACGGCAGGCTGCGGTCCGAGGGCATCGTGCAGTATGTTGAGCCGGACGTTCAGGACAGCGGCTGAAACCGCTACCAACTTAGTCGTACCGCCCAGCATCGTTGTATAGTGCATCCTGAATGCCTCCCTGGAGAGCAGGCCTGTCAATTCGTCCTGGAACCCATCGAGGCTGCGCAAGAATTCGTCGATCAATGGGATCTTCAGTTTTGCGGTCTCTTCATAGGTCCCTTCGAAGCCTACCTGCCCTTCCCAGAGGACGATGATCCTGTCCGAGATAAAGAAGACATCAGGGATGTCGTGGCTTATCATGACAGCGGTAAACCCGAACTTTCGCCTGTAGTGGGTGATCATGCTCAGGATCATGTTCTTCCGGATGGGGTCCTGACCCGTAGTCGGCTCGTCAAAAAGCACGATCTTCGGGTCTTCAACCAGCGCCCGCGCCAGGGCTACCCTTTTCTGCATTCCCCCCGAGAGTTCCGACGGATACTTGTCCATGGCCTCGGTGAGCTCGAGGTCCGCGATCCTTTTCAATACCTTTTTCTCGATCTCTTTCTTGCTAAGGTTCGTGGTCTGCTGGAGGGGAAAGGCAATATTCTCGAAGACCGTCATCGAATCAAGAAGGGCGTTATTCTGGAACAGATAGGCGATGGTGCTCCTGTATTCGTCCCATTCGCCCTTTTTCATCGCGCCTACAGGTTTTCCCTGAAAAAGGATAGTGCCTTCGTCGGGCTTGAGCAGGCCGATGATGTGCTTGAGGAGCACGCTCTTCCCGGTACCGCTCTTACCGATGATCGTCGTGATCTGGTTTTCGTATATCTTGACGTTGACGTTGTTCAGCACGGTTCTGTCGCCGAATCGTTTTGTGACATTTTTGAATTCTATCAACGGTATTGTTTCCATGACCTGTCCTACATAAGGAATGATGTTACCACATAATCGGCGATAAGGATCAGCACACAGGATAGCACGACAGCAGAGATGGTCGAAAGGCCGACGGCCCTTGCTCCGTAACCGTCAGACCGCATATGGCAGAAATACCCCTGGAAGCAGCAGATGCATGATACGATAAGGGCAAAGACTAAGGATTTTATAAAACCCCCTCTGACGTCAACCATATTGATGGAGGATTGCACCCGGTAGAGGTATGTGCCCCCATTTGTCCCCAGCAGGACCACCCCGGTTAGATACCCCCCTATTATCCCGATAAGATCAAAAAAGGCGGTGAGCAGGGGAAAGCTGATGATCGAGGCGGCAATCCTCGGGCTGACAAGATAACGTACCGGATCGATCCGCATGGAATAGAGGGCATCGATCTGCTCGGAGATGCGGAGGATCCCGATCTCCGCTGCCATGGCGGACCCGGCCCGCGCGGTGATCATGATGGCCGTGAGGACCGGCCCCAGTTCTCTGATGAGGGAAAGGGACACGGCAGACCCGAGGGCCCCGACAGAGCCGAACTTCACCAGTGTGTAGAAAAGCTGCAGCCCCAGGACCATACCGGTGAAAAGGCCTACCAGCATGACGATCAGGGACGACCTGGCGCCGATGTAAAAGACCTGTCTCACGATCTCGCGAAACTGCTTCCGCTGGAAGATACTGACAAAGGCCAGGGAAAAGAAAACAGCCATCGCGCCCAGATCACCGACAAGGCGGATCGCCCACCTGCCTGTGGCAGAAAAAAGAAGCGCAAAAGGATTACTTCGCTGTGGAGAACCTGATCCCGTCAAGTCCGTCTCTTCACCCCTCTTTGTATGTCTTTGGACTCCCGTTAAAGATGATTAAGACATTTTACCTATTATCCCGCTGAGGTGCAACCTGTTTTTACTTCTTTCTCGTAAAATCAGGGATCGCCGGTCGCCTGTCAGCAGATATTGTGAAGGGTGATAGGTAATGGGTAATAGGCGATAGGTAACAGGTACCTGGTCATTGCGAGCCCGTAGGGCGCGGCAATCTCATTCAATTAAGCTACATGAGATCGCCACGTCGCTTCACTCCTCGCGATGACAATAAAGAATGAAGCTCCTCACGGTTGTTCCGCTATGCGCCATGCGCTTTGCGCTATGCTGATTCCGTATCCAGTATCGAGCGACCAGCACCGCATCCTCGCATCCTCCCATCCTCGCATCTTCCCATCCTCGCATCCTCCCATTTTCCCTGTTTTCCTCGCTTTGTCCGATTCGACACCAAAAATGGCTTACCGGGAACATTATTGTTTCACGGCCACTATGGAAGAAATACAATGTGGAATTAAAGAAAAAGGTGAAAGGCAGAAAGCCGTCAGTGTCGATTATCGATAATCGATCATCGAGTATCGAGCGACCAGCGAC
The genomic region above belongs to Syntrophorhabdaceae bacterium and contains:
- a CDS encoding VacJ family lipoprotein; its protein translation is IEPWNRAMYHFNDKFYFWLLKPVGQGYKYVIPETFRIIFSNFYENIMMPIRFVNNLLQGKPDYAGRELARFVINSTVGVAGFRDCAKDCFGITGRKADLGQTLGKYGIGSGFYIVWPILGPSNPRDTIGWVGDHFLKPTTYLSSDLLDAETIALTAHEKVNDFSFHIGDYETLKGAAIDPYIAIRDAYVQYRKKLIEQNGGSQESDKTSKDDKKE
- a CDS encoding ABC transporter permease codes for the protein MTGSGSPQRSNPFALLFSATGRWAIRLVGDLGAMAVFFSLAFVSIFQRKQFREIVRQVFYIGARSSLIVMLVGLFTGMVLGLQLFYTLVKFGSVGALGSAVSLSLIRELGPVLTAIMITARAGSAMAAEIGILRISEQIDALYSMRIDPVRYLVSPRIAASIISFPLLTAFFDLIGIIGGYLTGVVLLGTNGGTYLYRVQSSINMVDVRGGFIKSLVFALIVSCICCFQGYFCHMRSDGYGARAVGLSTISAVVLSCVLILIADYVVTSFLM
- a CDS encoding CsgG/HfaB family protein, which translates into the protein MKTKRLSAAATFSVWVACTMLVAMLGSAQCWATEPVLGGSSGNVATGSAGGAASEGSSQLERCTESFGTVAVVEDQTAPWYSTLSEYKLGSTVPVLRMMIQQSNCFVVVERGRAMQNMMQERALEQSGEMRQGSNFGKGQMVAADYTMSPSIQFSKKGTGGVSGALGGLFGSVGRVVGSIAGGLKSNEAATTLLLTDNRSSVQLAAAVGSAKNYDFNLFGGIFGSDAGGSLGGYTNTPEGKILTAAFMDSYNQLVRAVRNYRAQTIKGGLGTGGRLGVQGGQTPASTEIK
- a CDS encoding BrnT family toxin, whose translation is MRFEWDKEKSRSNFKKHGIDFETARKIWLDENRIEIEVPYPIEKRWIVIGSIEGKVWTAIYTIRDDAVRIISVRRARTKEKKIYEKETFS
- a CDS encoding ATP-binding cassette domain-containing protein is translated as METIPLIEFKNVTKRFGDRTVLNNVNVKIYENQITTIIGKSGTGKSVLLKHIIGLLKPDEGTILFQGKPVGAMKKGEWDEYRSTIAYLFQNNALLDSMTVFENIAFPLQQTTNLSKKEIEKKVLKRIADLELTEAMDKYPSELSGGMQKRVALARALVEDPKIVLFDEPTTGQDPIRKNMILSMITHYRRKFGFTAVMISHDIPDVFFISDRIIVLWEGQVGFEGTYEETAKLKIPLIDEFLRSLDGFQDELTGLLSREAFRMHYTTMLGGTTKLVAVSAAVLNVRLNILHDALGPQPAVEVLKALGEYTNSHFNNVGGFSARYSRDQILTIFPHTSLDEAKELLAQFAQKLQQGALDNIESVALAKMDAEESFDIYIRAGTTEVMPNDKIEQIIERAEANQEIIATHRCNCGGSVE
- a CDS encoding outer membrane lipid asymmetry maintenance protein MlaD; protein product: MKKYSIETTVGVFVLVGLICVGYMTVKLGKVSLFGEDTYPLYARFATVSGLRAGSAVEIYGIEVGSITSLGIDTERQMGLVAMKINKGIKIYDDAAATIKTAGLIGDKLVKIDPGGSGDLLKPGGTITQTSVPTDIEDLIGKYAFGDVKKGPEKSTK